In one window of Stigmatopora argus isolate UIUO_Sarg chromosome 19, RoL_Sarg_1.0, whole genome shotgun sequence DNA:
- the gtf2h5 gene encoding general transcription factor IIH subunit 5, translating to MVNVHKGVLVECDPAMKQFLLYLDETMALGKKFILKDLDDTHVFITTDVVQTLQERVGKLIDQNSFTITQK from the exons ATGGTTAACGTGCACAAAGGTGTCCTTGTAGAATG CGACCCTGCCATGAAGCAATTCCTCCTGTATCTGGATGAGACAATGGCTCTGGGGAAGAAGTTCATCCTGAAAGACTTGGACGACACGCACGTCTTCATCACAACTGACGTGGTCCAGACGCTACAGGAGAGAGTGGGAAAACTCATCGATCAGAACTCCTTCAccatcacacaaaaatga
- the dynlt1b gene encoding dynein light chain Tctex-type 1 isoform X2, with the protein MDEGGEDESIETTIGTSSYQHFRVNQWSTTIVEQCLSQLCKLGKPFKYIVTCVIMQNNGAGLQTASSCYWDNATDGNCAIKWENKSMCCIVSVFGLAV; encoded by the exons ATGGACGAAGGAGGTGAAGATGAG TCTATAGAAACAACAATTGGCACAAGCTCCTATCAACACTTCCGGGTGAACCAGTGGAGTACCACCATTGTGGAGCAGTGCCTCAGTCAACTGTGCAAACTTGGAAAGCCTTTCAAATACATTG tcaCCTGTGTCATCATGCAGAATAATGGAGCAGGGCTGCAGACTGCCAGCTCGTGCTACTGGGACAATGCTACTGATG GAAACTGTGCAATAAAATGGGAGAACAAATCCATGTGCTGCATTGTCAGTGTTTTTGGCTTGGCTGTCTGA
- the dynlt1b gene encoding dynein light chain Tctex-type 1 isoform X1, whose protein sequence is MDEGGEDETTFVVEDVTKLIKDSIETTIGTSSYQHFRVNQWSTTIVEQCLSQLCKLGKPFKYIVTCVIMQNNGAGLQTASSCYWDNATDGNCAIKWENKSMCCIVSVFGLAV, encoded by the exons ATGGACGAAGGAGGTGAAGATGAG ACTACTTTTGTCGTGGAGGACGTCACAAAGTTAATAAAAGAC TCTATAGAAACAACAATTGGCACAAGCTCCTATCAACACTTCCGGGTGAACCAGTGGAGTACCACCATTGTGGAGCAGTGCCTCAGTCAACTGTGCAAACTTGGAAAGCCTTTCAAATACATTG tcaCCTGTGTCATCATGCAGAATAATGGAGCAGGGCTGCAGACTGCCAGCTCGTGCTACTGGGACAATGCTACTGATG GAAACTGTGCAATAAAATGGGAGAACAAATCCATGTGCTGCATTGTCAGTGTTTTTGGCTTGGCTGTCTGA
- the tmem181 gene encoding transmembrane protein 181 isoform X2 produces the protein MDSDYLENPLYSDLKHFCRKVQEAYNELKEELTPYRDERFYRLAPMRLYTLSKRHFVLVFVVFLACFALTVVIGIAGPKIISEQVYSGDHLAKNFSVKTGPFNLRSPPLSTYHQQLWLTCVIQAQHTNVGDFQQPFEMILDLKGVKQDASVAQIKSVRSKSRTLHCRTECDEIIVLHLGYLNFNQYQVKLSFKGLEDITYDLKVNFVWKTYNPTFSQVEIWFRFVFVLLTFMVTCLFAHSLRKFSMRDWGIEQKWMAILLPLLLLYNDPFFPLSFLVNSWFPGMLDAFFQALFLCALLLFWLCVYHGIRVQGERRCLTFYLVKVVIVGLLWVSAVTLGIWQTVNELQDPTYQYKVDIQNFEGMKVFFLIIVVLYTLYLIFLIVRACSELKNMPYSDLRLKFLTALTSVVLAISLVILYLRFGANALQDNFVAELSTHYQNSAEFLSFYGLLNFYLYTLAFVYSPSKNALYDSQLKDNPAFSMLNDSDDDVIYGSEYEDMPLQNGRAIKATTNFQDESDSD, from the exons ATGGACAGCGACTACCTAGAGAACCCTCTTTACAGCGACCTCAAACACTTTTGCCGTAAAGTCCAAGAGGCCTACAACGAGCTCAAGGAAGAATTGACACCCTACCGGGATGAACGTTTTTATAG ATTAGCGCCCATGCGTCTGTATACTCtgtcaaaaagacattttgtgtTGGTCTTCGTGGTGTTCCTGGCTTGTTTCGCCCTGACAGTTGTTATTGGAATTGCAG gtCCAAAGATTATTTCTGAGCAGGTATACAGTGGGGATCATCTTGCCAAAAACTTCTCTGTTAAG ACTGGACCCTTCAATCTACGTTCACCACCTCTGAGTACATATCACCAGCAGTTGTGGCTCACCTGCGTAATACAGGCTCAACACACTAATG TGGGCGACTTCCAGCAGCCTTTTGAGATGATCCTGGACCTCAAGGGAGTGAAGCAGGATGCTAGTGTAGCGCAAATCAAAAGCGTGCGCAGCAAATCGCGAACGCTGCACTGCAGGACC GAATGTGACGAGATCATCGTGCTGCATTTGGGCTACCTCAACTTTAACCAGTATCAGGTCAAATTAAGCTTCAAAGGCCTCGAGGATATCACGTACGATCTCAAGGTCAACTTTGTG TGGAAAACCTATAATCCCACCTTTTCCCAAGTTGAGATCTGGTTTCGCTTTGTCTTCGTGTTGCTGACCTTCATGGTGACG TGTCTTTTCGCTCACTCGTTGCGGAAGTTTTCAATGAGGGACTGGGGCATTGAGCAGAAATGGATGGCCATCTTGTTGCCTCTGCTGCTACTCTACAATG ATCCCTTTTTCCCGCTGTCCTTCCTGGTAAACAGCTGGTTTCCCGGGATGTTGGATGCCTTTTTTCAGGCACTTTTCCTGTGCGCCCTGCTACTTTTTTGGCTCTGCGTCTACCACGGCATTCGTGTTCAG GGGGAGCGGAGATGCTTGACGTTCTACCTTGTGAAGGTGGTCATCGTGGGCCTTCTTTGGGTCTCCGCCGTCACCCTCGGCATATGGCAGAC GGTCAACGAGCTACAAGACCCCACCTACCAGTATAAAGTGGACATCCAGAACTTTGAG GGCATGAAGGTGTTCTTCCTGATTATCGTGGTCCTCTACACCCTCTATTTGATCTTCCTGATCGTCAGAGCCTGCTCAGAACTCAAAAACATGCCTTACTCAG ATCTGCGGCTAAAATTCTTGACGGCACTGACGTCCGTGGTCCTGGCCATAAG cCTGGTCATTCTCTACTTGCGGTTCGGCGCCAATGCACTCCAGGACAATTTTGTGGCTGAGCTGTCTACTCACTATCAAAACT CAGCCGAGTTTTTGTCCTTTTATGGTCTGCTTAACTTTTACTTGTACACATTAGCATTTGTTTATTCCCCTTCTAAAAACGCCCTCTATG ACTCCCAATTGAAGGACAATCCAGCTTTCTCCATGCTGAACGACTCGGACGACGACGTCATCTACGG GAGCGAATACGAAGATATGCCTTTACAAAATGGACGTGCCATCAAAGCAACCACCAACTTCCAGGATGAGAGTGATAGCGACTGA
- the tmem181 gene encoding transmembrane protein 181 isoform X1 gives MRDFSFAAPPHLNDVIFQFSLCHFLRGCCFTNKVFFSLQRGHQREHMEPLAPMRLYTLSKRHFVLVFVVFLACFALTVVIGIAGPKIISEQVYSGDHLAKNFSVKTGPFNLRSPPLSTYHQQLWLTCVIQAQHTNVGDFQQPFEMILDLKGVKQDASVAQIKSVRSKSRTLHCRTECDEIIVLHLGYLNFNQYQVKLSFKGLEDITYDLKVNFVWKTYNPTFSQVEIWFRFVFVLLTFMVTCLFAHSLRKFSMRDWGIEQKWMAILLPLLLLYNDPFFPLSFLVNSWFPGMLDAFFQALFLCALLLFWLCVYHGIRVQGERRCLTFYLVKVVIVGLLWVSAVTLGIWQTVNELQDPTYQYKVDIQNFEGMKVFFLIIVVLYTLYLIFLIVRACSELKNMPYSDLRLKFLTALTSVVLAISLVILYLRFGANALQDNFVAELSTHYQNSAEFLSFYGLLNFYLYTLAFVYSPSKNALYDSQLKDNPAFSMLNDSDDDVIYGSEYEDMPLQNGRAIKATTNFQDESDSD, from the exons ATGCGCGACTTTTCCTTTGCTGCTCCGCCCCATTTGAATGACGTCATATTCCAGTTTTCGCTCTGCCACTTTCTACGCGGATGTTGTTTCACCAACAAAGTGTTTTTCTCGCTACAACGCGGCCATCAAAGGGAACATATGGAGCC ATTAGCGCCCATGCGTCTGTATACTCtgtcaaaaagacattttgtgtTGGTCTTCGTGGTGTTCCTGGCTTGTTTCGCCCTGACAGTTGTTATTGGAATTGCAG gtCCAAAGATTATTTCTGAGCAGGTATACAGTGGGGATCATCTTGCCAAAAACTTCTCTGTTAAG ACTGGACCCTTCAATCTACGTTCACCACCTCTGAGTACATATCACCAGCAGTTGTGGCTCACCTGCGTAATACAGGCTCAACACACTAATG TGGGCGACTTCCAGCAGCCTTTTGAGATGATCCTGGACCTCAAGGGAGTGAAGCAGGATGCTAGTGTAGCGCAAATCAAAAGCGTGCGCAGCAAATCGCGAACGCTGCACTGCAGGACC GAATGTGACGAGATCATCGTGCTGCATTTGGGCTACCTCAACTTTAACCAGTATCAGGTCAAATTAAGCTTCAAAGGCCTCGAGGATATCACGTACGATCTCAAGGTCAACTTTGTG TGGAAAACCTATAATCCCACCTTTTCCCAAGTTGAGATCTGGTTTCGCTTTGTCTTCGTGTTGCTGACCTTCATGGTGACG TGTCTTTTCGCTCACTCGTTGCGGAAGTTTTCAATGAGGGACTGGGGCATTGAGCAGAAATGGATGGCCATCTTGTTGCCTCTGCTGCTACTCTACAATG ATCCCTTTTTCCCGCTGTCCTTCCTGGTAAACAGCTGGTTTCCCGGGATGTTGGATGCCTTTTTTCAGGCACTTTTCCTGTGCGCCCTGCTACTTTTTTGGCTCTGCGTCTACCACGGCATTCGTGTTCAG GGGGAGCGGAGATGCTTGACGTTCTACCTTGTGAAGGTGGTCATCGTGGGCCTTCTTTGGGTCTCCGCCGTCACCCTCGGCATATGGCAGAC GGTCAACGAGCTACAAGACCCCACCTACCAGTATAAAGTGGACATCCAGAACTTTGAG GGCATGAAGGTGTTCTTCCTGATTATCGTGGTCCTCTACACCCTCTATTTGATCTTCCTGATCGTCAGAGCCTGCTCAGAACTCAAAAACATGCCTTACTCAG ATCTGCGGCTAAAATTCTTGACGGCACTGACGTCCGTGGTCCTGGCCATAAG cCTGGTCATTCTCTACTTGCGGTTCGGCGCCAATGCACTCCAGGACAATTTTGTGGCTGAGCTGTCTACTCACTATCAAAACT CAGCCGAGTTTTTGTCCTTTTATGGTCTGCTTAACTTTTACTTGTACACATTAGCATTTGTTTATTCCCCTTCTAAAAACGCCCTCTATG ACTCCCAATTGAAGGACAATCCAGCTTTCTCCATGCTGAACGACTCGGACGACGACGTCATCTACGG GAGCGAATACGAAGATATGCCTTTACAAAATGGACGTGCCATCAAAGCAACCACCAACTTCCAGGATGAGAGTGATAGCGACTGA